A window of Bacteroidota bacterium contains these coding sequences:
- the asnB gene encoding asparagine synthase (glutamine-hydrolyzing), with protein sequence MCGIAGIFHFDESRNADKSLLKRMSDSIAHRGPDGENYYCSQNIGLAHRRLSIIDLSTGDQPMFNNEKSITIIFNGEIYNYIELRDELKKLSHKFKTNSDTEVIIRAYEQWGFDCQNKLNGMWAFSLWDNKKKQLFLSRDRLGEKPLYYSTFDNSFIFGSEIKSLLMYGCPATPNLELTELYLSLGYIPAPYTFYKNIFKLQAGHYLVVSNNSITEKKYWDMPMIDERKMISDKKNVYETYSTLLNDSVQIRMRSDVPYGAFLSGGLDSASVVALMSKLTSSPVRTFTIGFKEKSFDERNLAKEVAEKFKTNHEEFAVEPEVFDDELKKIISRFDEPFGDSSAIPTGYVSKIAAQKVKMVLTGDGGDEVLSGYESNRVEKFAEQYQHLPHIIRRAMPGAVSVLSNFFSGNIRYKLNRISKALSFSNKTFDERLMAKSWCKPELAEKLIQHSEKQIKLSDFIHNLFEKYPVKNPFYQLMYFQFKVLLPDDFLTKVDRMSMAYSLETRVPFLDYRLIEFMMHVHRDVKMNGYERKSVLRNTIGKQLPSSLLRAPKRGFSIPLREWFKDKAFEQKLQSLYNSDFGLSSSLIKELVSQNASGKEDLGNLLWMLFIYKKWIEKS encoded by the coding sequence TATTATTGCTCGCAAAATATTGGTCTTGCACACAGACGTCTTTCCATTATTGATTTATCTACCGGAGACCAACCTATGTTCAACAATGAGAAAAGCATTACAATAATTTTTAACGGGGAAATTTACAACTACATTGAACTTCGAGATGAATTAAAAAAGTTAAGTCATAAGTTCAAAACAAATTCAGATACTGAAGTAATTATTCGCGCATACGAGCAGTGGGGATTTGACTGCCAGAATAAACTAAATGGCATGTGGGCTTTTTCGCTTTGGGATAATAAAAAGAAACAACTTTTTTTATCACGTGACCGTTTGGGAGAAAAACCTCTTTACTATTCAACTTTCGATAATTCATTCATTTTTGGTTCTGAAATAAAATCACTTTTAATGTATGGATGTCCTGCAACTCCTAATCTTGAGTTGACAGAACTTTATTTAAGTCTTGGTTACATTCCGGCACCATATACTTTTTATAAAAATATTTTTAAGTTACAAGCCGGACATTACCTTGTTGTTTCAAATAATTCTATTACAGAAAAAAAATACTGGGATATGCCTATGATTGACGAGCGCAAAATGATTTCGGATAAAAAAAATGTTTATGAAACCTATTCAACTCTCCTCAATGATTCTGTGCAAATAAGGATGCGAAGCGATGTTCCTTATGGCGCTTTTCTCAGCGGAGGGCTTGACTCTGCAAGCGTAGTTGCGCTTATGAGTAAATTGACAAGTTCGCCTGTCCGCACATTTACAATTGGTTTCAAGGAAAAATCTTTTGACGAAAGAAATCTTGCAAAGGAAGTTGCTGAAAAATTTAAAACCAATCATGAAGAGTTTGCTGTTGAGCCCGAAGTGTTCGATGATGAGTTAAAAAAAATCATCAGCCGGTTTGATGAACCCTTTGGAGATTCTTCCGCAATTCCTACAGGATACGTTTCAAAAATTGCAGCACAAAAAGTTAAAATGGTCTTGACAGGCGATGGTGGCGATGAAGTATTATCCGGGTACGAATCAAACAGAGTAGAGAAATTTGCAGAGCAATATCAACATTTGCCACACATCATACGAAGAGCCATGCCCGGTGCAGTTTCTGTGCTGAGCAATTTTTTTTCCGGAAACATCCGGTATAAGTTGAATCGCATTTCAAAGGCACTATCATTTTCAAATAAAACTTTTGATGAACGCCTTATGGCAAAATCATGGTGCAAACCTGAATTGGCAGAAAAATTAATTCAGCATTCTGAAAAACAGATTAAGCTTTCTGATTTTATTCACAATCTTTTTGAAAAATATCCTGTAAAAAATCCTTTCTATCAATTAATGTATTTTCAGTTTAAAGTTTTGCTGCCCGATGATTTTCTTACGAAAGTTGACCGCATGAGCATGGCTTACTCTCTTGAAACACGTGTTCCTTTTTTAGATTATCGCTTGATTGAATTTATGATGCATGTTCACCGCGATGTAAAAATGAACGGCTATGAAAGAAAAAGTGTTTTAAGAAATACAATCGGAAAGCAACTCCCCTCTTCTCTTCTTCGCGCACCCAAGCGAGGATTCAGTATTCCTCTCCGTGAATGGTTCAAGGATAAAGCATTTGAACAAAAACTTCAGTCGCTTTATAATTCCGATTTTGGATTATCTTCTTCTCTTATAAAAGAATTAGTTTCCCAAAATGCAAGCGGTAAAGAAGATTTAGGAAATTTGTTGTGGATGCTTTTTATTTATAAGAAATGGATTGAAAAATCATGA